A single Cnuibacter physcomitrellae DNA region contains:
- a CDS encoding AMP-dependent synthetase/ligase, whose protein sequence is MKEYSTPAVVTADPEANCTDLLVERVRLSPEAPLFAVPDGTGWRDITSAEFLARVTAVAKGLIASGIQPGDKIGLMCRTRYEWSVIDFATWFAGAVLVPIYETSSPTQVAWNLSDSGATAIIVETAEHFARFDEVRADLPAVTTVWQVDLGDLDKLASSGIDVPDEEVERRRRLAKGSDLATLIYTSGTMGRPKGCILTHSNFVELSRNAAVAMSDVVKPGASTVLFITTAHVFARFISVMSVHAGVKVGHQADTKRLLEALGSFKPTFLLAVPRVFEKVYNSAEQKAESGGKGKIFRRAAETAVAHSEALDAGRVPLGLKLRFALFDKLVFAKLRAALGGRVEYAVSGSAPLGHHLGHFYRSLGVKILEGYGLTETTAPATVNLADRFKIGTVGPALPGVGLRLADDGEIHVKGINVFGGYWQNPEATAEVMDGEWFKTGDLGSIDEDGFLTITGRKKEIIVTAGGKNVAPAALEDPIRSNPLVGQVVVVGDKRPFISALVTLDTEMLPVWLGNNGQRADMTVTEAAQNPAVLAEIQRAVDEANKNVSRAESIRKFVILENDLTEASGHLTPKLSIKRAVIVKDYAATIDAIYDAAPATQGQSLVL, encoded by the coding sequence GTGAAGGAGTATTCGACTCCGGCCGTGGTGACGGCCGACCCGGAGGCCAACTGCACCGACCTGCTGGTCGAGCGCGTGCGCCTCTCCCCCGAGGCCCCGCTGTTCGCCGTCCCCGACGGAACGGGATGGCGCGACATCACGTCCGCCGAATTCCTCGCTCGCGTGACGGCGGTGGCCAAGGGCCTCATCGCGTCAGGCATCCAGCCGGGCGACAAGATCGGCCTGATGTGCCGCACGCGCTACGAGTGGTCGGTGATCGACTTCGCGACCTGGTTCGCGGGCGCCGTCCTCGTCCCGATCTACGAGACGTCCTCGCCGACCCAGGTGGCCTGGAACCTGAGCGACTCCGGAGCCACGGCGATCATCGTCGAGACGGCCGAGCACTTCGCCCGATTCGACGAGGTGCGCGCCGACCTGCCCGCCGTCACGACCGTCTGGCAGGTCGACCTCGGCGACCTCGACAAGCTGGCGTCCTCGGGCATCGACGTCCCCGATGAAGAGGTCGAGCGGCGCCGTCGGCTCGCCAAGGGGTCCGACCTCGCGACGCTGATCTACACCTCCGGCACCATGGGGCGTCCGAAGGGCTGCATCCTCACGCACTCGAACTTCGTCGAGCTGTCGCGGAACGCCGCCGTCGCCATGTCGGACGTCGTCAAGCCCGGCGCCTCCACCGTGCTGTTCATCACGACGGCGCACGTGTTCGCCCGCTTCATCTCGGTCATGAGCGTGCACGCCGGCGTGAAGGTGGGCCACCAGGCCGACACGAAGAGGCTGCTCGAGGCGCTCGGCTCGTTCAAGCCGACGTTCCTCCTCGCCGTGCCGCGGGTGTTCGAGAAGGTCTACAACTCGGCCGAGCAGAAGGCGGAGTCCGGCGGCAAGGGGAAGATCTTCCGGAGGGCCGCCGAGACGGCGGTCGCGCACTCCGAGGCGCTCGACGCGGGTCGGGTGCCGCTGGGTCTCAAGCTCCGGTTCGCCCTGTTCGACAAGCTCGTCTTCGCGAAGCTCCGCGCGGCGCTCGGCGGCCGTGTCGAGTACGCCGTCTCCGGGTCGGCCCCGCTCGGCCACCACCTGGGCCACTTCTACCGCAGCCTCGGCGTCAAGATCCTCGAGGGCTACGGCCTCACCGAGACGACCGCGCCGGCCACGGTGAACCTCGCCGACCGGTTCAAGATCGGCACCGTCGGCCCGGCGCTCCCGGGCGTCGGGCTCCGCCTCGCCGACGACGGCGAGATCCACGTCAAGGGCATCAACGTCTTCGGCGGGTACTGGCAGAACCCCGAGGCGACGGCCGAGGTCATGGACGGCGAATGGTTCAAGACCGGCGACCTCGGCTCGATCGACGAGGACGGCTTCCTCACCATCACCGGGCGCAAGAAGGAGATCATCGTCACCGCCGGAGGGAAGAACGTCGCTCCGGCCGCGCTCGAGGACCCGATCCGGTCGAACCCGCTCGTCGGTCAGGTGGTCGTCGTCGGCGACAAGCGTCCTTTCATCTCGGCGCTCGTCACCCTCGACACCGAGATGCTGCCGGTGTGGCTCGGCAACAACGGTCAGCGGGCCGACATGACGGTGACCGAGGCGGCGCAGAACCCCGCCGTGCTCGCGGAGATCCAGCGAGCCGTCGACGAGGCGAACAAGAACGTCTCGCGGGCGGAGTCCATCCGCAAGTTCGTCATCCTCGAGAACGACCTCACCGAGGCGAGCGGGCACCTCACGCCGAAGCTCTCGATCAAGCGGGCCGTCATCGTGAAGGACTACGCCGCCACCATCGACGCCATCTACGACGCCGCCCCCGCCACCCAGGGCCAGTCGCTCGTCCTCTAG
- a CDS encoding lysophospholipid acyltransferase family protein, with the protein MFYFLVKLLLAGPVLKTLFRPWVIGYENIPTKGAAILASNHLSFSDSVFLPTMLDRHVTFLAKSDYFTKRGPAGLLMRLFFNAAGQLPIDRSGGKASEASLNTGLKVLAQGELLGIYPEGTRSPDGKMYRGRTGVARMVLEAHVPIIPIVMVDTEKVMPLHSKLPRIRRIGIIIGKPLDFSRFEGLESDRFILRSVTDEIMYELHRMSGQEYSDVYASSVKEKRARKR; encoded by the coding sequence ATGTTCTACTTCCTCGTCAAGCTGCTGCTCGCCGGTCCGGTGCTGAAGACGCTCTTCCGCCCCTGGGTCATCGGCTACGAGAACATCCCCACCAAGGGCGCGGCGATCCTCGCCAGCAACCACCTCTCGTTCAGCGACTCGGTGTTCCTGCCGACGATGCTCGACCGGCACGTCACCTTCCTGGCCAAGAGCGACTACTTCACCAAGCGCGGGCCGGCCGGACTCCTCATGCGCCTGTTCTTCAACGCCGCAGGGCAGCTCCCCATCGACCGGTCGGGGGGCAAGGCCTCCGAGGCGTCGCTGAACACCGGACTGAAGGTCCTCGCCCAGGGCGAGCTGCTCGGCATCTACCCCGAGGGCACCCGGAGCCCCGACGGGAAGATGTACCGGGGCCGCACCGGCGTGGCCCGCATGGTGCTCGAGGCGCACGTCCCCATCATCCCCATCGTCATGGTCGACACCGAGAAGGTGATGCCGCTGCACTCCAAGCTGCCGCGCATCCGCCGCATCGGGATCATCATCGGCAAGCCGCTCGACTTCTCCCGCTTCGAGGGCCTCGAGTCGGACCGGTTCATCCTGCGGAGCGTGACCGATGAGATCATGTACGAGCTGCATCGCATGAGCGGGCAGGAATACTCCGACGTCTACGCTTCTTCAGTGAAGGAGAAGCGCGCGCGCAAGCGTTGA
- a CDS encoding ROK family glucokinase, whose product MRAIGIDIGGTKIAGAVVDELGNILAQDRRPTSASDPQVIEDTVVDMVRTLELGHDIQTVGVAAAGFIDAAQSVVYYAPNINWRHEPFREKLEARLNKHILIENDANAAGWAEFRFGAGRLVSDMVTLTIGTGVGGAIVSGDRLFRGGFGAAGEIGHLRVVPGGLPCGCGAHGCIEQYGSGRALQRMANELADAGGIGQALAARRARHGTLDGVDIAELIQAGDPGALAALRQLGGWIGQAAASLAAVLDPQMFVIGGGVAQSGDLLLDPIRLAFLEALPARGYHPEPEFRIAELVNDAGVVGAADLARGLAEVH is encoded by the coding sequence ATGCGCGCGATCGGGATCGACATCGGGGGCACCAAGATCGCCGGAGCCGTCGTCGACGAGCTCGGCAACATCCTCGCCCAGGATCGTCGCCCCACCAGCGCCTCCGACCCTCAGGTCATCGAGGACACGGTGGTCGACATGGTGCGCACGCTCGAACTGGGCCACGACATCCAGACCGTCGGCGTCGCCGCGGCGGGCTTCATCGACGCGGCCCAGTCGGTCGTCTACTACGCGCCCAACATCAACTGGCGGCACGAGCCCTTCCGAGAGAAGCTCGAGGCCCGACTGAACAAGCACATCCTCATCGAGAACGACGCCAACGCCGCCGGATGGGCCGAGTTCCGCTTCGGAGCCGGTCGGCTGGTCAGCGACATGGTCACCCTCACGATCGGCACCGGTGTCGGCGGGGCCATCGTGTCCGGCGACCGTCTGTTCCGGGGCGGCTTCGGCGCCGCGGGGGAGATCGGGCACCTCCGGGTCGTGCCCGGCGGACTGCCCTGCGGTTGCGGCGCGCACGGCTGCATCGAGCAGTACGGTTCCGGCCGGGCGCTGCAGCGCATGGCGAACGAGCTCGCCGACGCGGGAGGCATCGGTCAGGCTCTCGCGGCCCGACGTGCCCGGCACGGGACCCTCGACGGCGTCGACATCGCGGAGCTGATCCAGGCCGGCGATCCGGGGGCGCTCGCCGCCCTCCGTCAGCTCGGCGGCTGGATCGGCCAGGCCGCGGCGAGCCTGGCGGCCGTGCTCGACCCGCAGATGTTCGTCATCGGCGGCGGGGTGGCCCAGTCGGGCGATCTCCTGCTCGACCCCATCCGCCTCGCGTTCCTCGAGGCGCTCCCGGCCCGCGGCTACCACCCCGAGCCCGAGTTCCGGATCGCCGAGCTGGTGAACGACGCCGGGGTCGTGGGCGCTGCCGACCTCGCGCGCGGCCTGGCCGAGGTGCACTGA
- the def gene encoding peptide deformylase — translation MSVREIRIFGDPVLKTVSAPVEEIDEGVRQLVEDLLDSVKVPGRAGVAASQIGVNLRAFSYNVDGKVGYVINPVLVETSGEPELMDEGCLSVPDLWFKTSRHPYAKVRGIDLDGNEIEVEGTGVLAQALQHETDHLDGLLYLDRLDKPTRREAMRQVRESSWF, via the coding sequence ATGAGCGTCCGTGAGATCCGCATCTTCGGCGACCCCGTTCTCAAGACGGTGTCCGCCCCCGTCGAGGAGATCGACGAGGGCGTCCGGCAGCTCGTCGAGGACCTCCTCGACAGCGTGAAGGTGCCCGGGAGGGCCGGGGTCGCGGCCTCGCAGATCGGCGTGAACCTCCGCGCCTTCAGCTACAACGTCGACGGCAAGGTCGGCTACGTCATCAACCCGGTGCTCGTCGAGACCTCGGGGGAGCCGGAGCTGATGGACGAGGGCTGCCTCTCGGTGCCCGACCTCTGGTTCAAGACCAGCCGCCATCCGTACGCGAAGGTGCGCGGCATCGACCTCGACGGCAACGAGATCGAGGTCGAGGGCACGGGTGTGCTCGCCCAGGCGCTGCAGCACGAGACCGACCACCTCGACGGCCTGCTGTACCTCGACCGTCTCGACAAGCCCACCCGCCGGGAGGCGATGCGCCAGGTCCGCGAGTCCTCCTGGTTCTGA
- a CDS encoding pyruvate carboxylase, producing MFSKILVANRGEIAIRAFRAANELGAATVAVFPYEDRNSMHRLKADEAYQIGEPGHPVRAYLDVSEIIRVALLSGADAIYPGYGFLSENPELAAAAAANGITFIGPASTVLEMAGNKVTAKEHAIAAGVPVLRSTPASRDIEELLAGAEEVGFPIFAKAVAGGGGRGMRRVETREKLRPALESAMREADSAFGDPTMFLEQAVLRPRHIEVQILADAAGTTLHLFERDCSVQRRNQKVVEIAPAPNISEELRAALHRDAIAFARSIGYVNAGTVEFLVDTAGERAGEHVFIEMNPRIQVEHTVTEEVTDVDLVQSQMLIASGSTLAEMGLSQDTIRLHGAALQCRITTEDPTDNFRPDTGRITAYRSPGGAGVRLDGGTVEVGVQISPHFDSMLAKMSCRGRDFPSAVRRARRGLAEFRIRGVSTNIPFLQAVLDDPAFAAGDLSTSFIEERPWLVRGRASKDRGTKILNWLTDVTVNQPNGAPATTVHPVDKLPEIDLTAAAPAGSRQRLLELGPAGFAAALRAQTALAVTETTMRDAHQSLLATRVRTKDLVAVAPYVARMTPGLLSMEAWGGATYDVALRFLAEDPWERLAALREALPNIAIQMLLRGRNTVGYTPYPTEVTDAFVAEAASTGIDVFRIFDALNDVSQMRPAIDAVLATGTTVAEVAVCYTGDLLDPGEDLYTLDYYLRLAEQIVDAGAHILAIKDMAGLLRPAAAATLVSAFRDRFDLPVHVHTHDTAGGQLATLLAASAAGADAVDVAAAPMSGTTSQPSASALVAALAHTDRDTGLDLQAVSDLEPYWEAVRKVYAPFESGLPGPTGRVYRHEIPGGQLSNLRQQAIALGLADDFELIEDLYAAANEILGRIPKVTPSSKVVGDLALHLAAVKADPKDFAENPQNYDIPDSVIGFMAGELGELPGGWPEPFRTKVLQGRDVKVGVTPLSDTDRADLAPDAEPATRRQALNRLLFPAPTRAFDSNRDLFGDLSVVDTVDYLYGLRQGEEHVVDIDKGVKLYVGLEAISEPDDKGMRTVMTTLNGQLRPVFVRDRSVTVETKAAEKADPAQPGQVPAPFSGVVTLKVAVGDTVAAGQAIATIEAMKMEAAITTPVAGTISRLAIPTTQQVDAGDLLVVITPSA from the coding sequence ATGTTCTCGAAGATCCTTGTGGCCAATCGCGGTGAGATCGCGATCCGGGCGTTCCGGGCGGCGAACGAGCTGGGTGCGGCGACGGTGGCGGTGTTCCCCTATGAGGACCGCAACTCGATGCACCGGTTGAAGGCGGATGAGGCGTACCAGATCGGTGAGCCGGGGCATCCGGTGCGGGCGTATCTGGATGTGTCGGAGATCATCCGGGTGGCGCTGCTGTCGGGCGCGGATGCGATCTACCCGGGTTACGGGTTCCTGAGCGAGAACCCGGAGCTGGCGGCGGCTGCGGCGGCGAACGGGATCACGTTCATCGGTCCGGCATCGACGGTGCTCGAGATGGCGGGCAACAAGGTCACGGCGAAGGAGCACGCGATCGCGGCCGGGGTGCCGGTGCTGAGGTCGACTCCGGCGTCGCGCGACATCGAGGAGCTGCTGGCGGGCGCGGAGGAGGTCGGGTTCCCGATCTTCGCGAAGGCCGTCGCCGGTGGCGGCGGGCGCGGGATGCGCCGGGTCGAGACCCGTGAAAAGCTCCGCCCCGCGCTGGAGTCCGCCATGAGGGAGGCGGACAGCGCGTTCGGCGATCCGACGATGTTCCTGGAGCAGGCGGTGCTGCGTCCGCGGCACATCGAGGTGCAGATCCTGGCGGATGCGGCGGGCACGACCCTGCACCTGTTCGAGCGGGACTGCTCGGTGCAGCGCCGCAACCAGAAGGTGGTGGAGATCGCGCCGGCGCCGAACATCTCGGAGGAGCTGCGTGCGGCGCTGCACCGGGATGCGATCGCGTTCGCCCGGTCGATCGGGTACGTGAACGCGGGGACGGTGGAGTTCCTGGTCGACACGGCGGGGGAGCGTGCCGGGGAGCACGTGTTCATCGAGATGAACCCGCGCATCCAGGTCGAGCACACGGTGACCGAGGAGGTCACGGACGTGGATCTCGTGCAGTCGCAGATGCTCATCGCGTCGGGCAGCACCCTGGCGGAGATGGGGTTGTCGCAGGACACGATCCGTCTGCATGGGGCGGCGTTGCAGTGCCGGATCACGACGGAGGATCCGACGGACAACTTCCGTCCCGACACCGGCCGGATCACCGCGTACCGGTCGCCGGGTGGTGCGGGGGTGAGGCTGGACGGCGGCACGGTCGAGGTGGGTGTGCAGATCAGCCCGCACTTCGACTCGATGCTGGCGAAGATGTCGTGCCGTGGCCGCGACTTCCCGTCCGCGGTCCGGCGGGCCCGGCGCGGGCTGGCCGAGTTCCGGATCCGGGGTGTGTCCACGAACATCCCGTTCCTGCAGGCCGTGCTGGATGATCCCGCGTTCGCGGCCGGGGACCTGTCGACGTCGTTCATCGAGGAGCGGCCGTGGCTGGTGCGGGGCCGGGCGTCGAAGGACCGGGGGACGAAGATCCTGAACTGGCTCACCGATGTCACGGTGAACCAGCCGAACGGCGCCCCGGCGACGACGGTGCATCCGGTCGACAAGCTCCCGGAGATCGACCTCACCGCCGCGGCCCCCGCCGGGTCCCGGCAGCGCCTGCTCGAGCTGGGCCCCGCGGGCTTCGCGGCGGCGCTCCGCGCGCAGACCGCTCTCGCGGTGACGGAGACGACGATGCGTGACGCGCATCAGTCCCTCCTGGCCACTCGGGTGCGCACGAAGGACCTCGTCGCGGTCGCACCCTACGTGGCGCGGATGACCCCGGGGCTGCTGAGCATGGAGGCGTGGGGTGGTGCGACCTACGACGTCGCGCTGCGGTTCCTCGCCGAGGATCCGTGGGAGCGGCTCGCCGCGCTGCGTGAGGCGCTGCCGAACATCGCGATCCAGATGCTGCTGCGCGGCCGGAACACCGTCGGCTACACCCCGTACCCGACGGAGGTGACGGACGCGTTCGTGGCCGAGGCGGCGTCGACGGGGATCGACGTGTTCCGCATCTTCGACGCCCTGAACGACGTGTCGCAGATGCGTCCCGCGATCGACGCGGTCCTGGCCACCGGGACGACGGTCGCGGAGGTCGCGGTCTGCTACACCGGCGACCTCCTCGACCCGGGCGAGGACCTCTACACCCTCGACTACTACCTACGCCTGGCCGAGCAGATCGTCGACGCCGGCGCGCACATCCTCGCCATCAAGGACATGGCCGGGCTGCTGCGTCCCGCCGCGGCCGCGACGCTGGTGTCGGCGTTCCGCGACCGCTTCGACCTGCCCGTGCACGTGCACACTCACGACACCGCCGGCGGGCAGCTCGCGACCCTCCTCGCCGCCAGCGCCGCGGGCGCGGACGCGGTCGACGTCGCGGCGGCGCCGATGTCGGGGACCACGTCGCAGCCCTCCGCATCCGCTCTGGTCGCGGCGCTCGCTCACACCGACCGCGACACCGGCCTGGACCTGCAGGCCGTGTCCGACCTCGAGCCGTACTGGGAGGCGGTCCGGAAGGTCTACGCCCCGTTCGAGTCCGGCCTGCCCGGCCCGACCGGGCGCGTCTACCGACACGAGATCCCGGGCGGGCAGCTGTCGAACCTACGGCAGCAGGCCATCGCCCTCGGCCTCGCGGACGACTTCGAGCTGATCGAGGACCTCTACGCCGCCGCGAACGAGATCCTCGGCCGCATCCCCAAGGTCACGCCCTCCTCGAAGGTCGTCGGCGACCTCGCCCTGCACCTGGCCGCGGTGAAGGCCGACCCGAAGGACTTCGCCGAGAACCCGCAGAACTACGACATCCCCGACAGCGTGATCGGGTTCATGGCGGGCGAGCTCGGCGAGCTCCCCGGCGGATGGCCGGAGCCGTTCCGCACCAAGGTCCTCCAGGGCCGCGACGTCAAGGTCGGGGTCACCCCGCTCAGCGACACCGACCGCGCCGACCTCGCTCCCGACGCCGAGCCCGCGACGCGCCGGCAGGCGCTGAACCGGCTCCTGTTCCCCGCCCCCACCCGCGCGTTCGACTCCAACCGGGACCTGTTCGGCGACCTGTCCGTGGTCGACACCGTCGACTACCTCTACGGCCTCCGCCAGGGCGAGGAGCACGTCGTCGACATCGACAAGGGCGTCAAGCTCTACGTCGGCCTCGAGGCCATCTCCGAGCCGGACGACAAGGGCATGCGCACCGTCATGACCACCCTCAACGGGCAGCTGCGCCCCGTGTTCGTCCGCGACCGCTCCGTCACCGTCGAGACCAAGGCGGCGGAGAAGGCCGACCCCGCTCAGCCCGGACAGGTCCCCGCCCCGTTCTCCGGCGTCGTCACCCTCAAGGTCGCCGTCGGAGACACCGTGGCCGCCGGCCAGGCCATCGCCACCATCGAGGCGATGAAGATGGAGGCAGCCATCACCACCCCGGTTGCGGGTACGATCTCACGTCTGGCCATCCCCACCACCCAGCAAGTCGACGCCGGCGACCTCCTCGTCGTCATCACCCCCAGCGCCTGA
- a CDS encoding class II 3-deoxy-7-phosphoheptulonate synthase has product MVDPTEIIVEADEAVIEGLDYWRSLPVKQQPQWPDTAAMEAVTRELATMPPLVFAGEADNLRSRLGEAARGQAFLLQGGDCAETFAGATADKIRDRVKTILQMAVVLTYGASMPVIKMGRMAGQFAKPRSSDTETRDGVTLPAYRGDVVNGYDFTPESRAADPGRVLQGYHVASSTLNLIRAFTQGGFADLRQVHTWNKGFTSNPANVRYEQLAGEIDRAVKFMVACGADFEALKRTEFYVSHEALLLDYERPLTRIDSRTGLPYDTSGHFVWIGERTRDLDGAHVDFLSRVRNPIGVKLGPTTTADDMLRLIDKLDPQREPGRLTFITRMGAGKIRDALPPLLEAVKGSDALPLWVTDPMHGNGLTTPNGYKTRRFDDVVDEVKGFFEAHRAAGTYPGGIHVELTGDDVTECLGGSEQIDEATLATRYESLCDPRLNHMQSLELAFLVAEELKATGSTR; this is encoded by the coding sequence GTGGTAGATCCGACCGAGATCATCGTCGAAGCAGATGAGGCAGTGATCGAGGGTCTCGACTATTGGCGCTCCCTCCCGGTGAAGCAGCAGCCGCAGTGGCCCGACACGGCCGCCATGGAGGCCGTCACCCGCGAGCTCGCGACGATGCCCCCTCTGGTGTTCGCGGGCGAGGCCGACAACCTGCGGTCCCGGCTCGGCGAGGCCGCGCGCGGACAGGCCTTCCTCCTCCAGGGCGGAGACTGCGCCGAGACGTTCGCCGGAGCGACGGCCGACAAGATCCGCGACCGGGTCAAGACGATCCTCCAGATGGCGGTCGTGCTCACCTACGGCGCCTCGATGCCGGTCATCAAGATGGGGCGCATGGCGGGGCAGTTCGCCAAGCCCCGATCGAGCGACACCGAGACGCGAGACGGCGTGACGCTGCCCGCGTACCGCGGCGACGTCGTCAACGGCTACGACTTCACCCCGGAGTCCCGAGCCGCCGATCCCGGTCGTGTGCTCCAGGGCTACCACGTCGCCTCCTCGACGCTGAACCTCATCCGGGCGTTCACGCAGGGCGGGTTCGCCGACCTCCGACAGGTCCACACCTGGAACAAGGGCTTCACCTCGAACCCCGCGAACGTGCGCTACGAGCAGCTCGCCGGTGAGATCGACCGCGCGGTGAAGTTCATGGTGGCGTGCGGGGCCGACTTCGAGGCGCTGAAGCGCACCGAGTTCTACGTCAGCCACGAGGCGCTCCTGCTCGACTACGAGCGGCCGCTCACGCGCATCGACTCCCGCACGGGCCTCCCGTACGACACGAGCGGCCACTTCGTGTGGATCGGCGAGCGGACCCGCGACCTGGACGGCGCGCACGTCGACTTCCTGTCGCGCGTCCGCAACCCGATCGGGGTCAAGCTCGGGCCCACCACCACGGCCGACGACATGCTCCGACTCATCGACAAGCTCGACCCGCAGCGCGAGCCCGGCCGTCTCACCTTCATCACGCGCATGGGCGCCGGCAAGATCCGCGACGCCCTGCCCCCGCTGCTGGAGGCGGTGAAGGGCAGCGACGCGCTGCCGCTCTGGGTCACCGACCCGATGCACGGGAACGGCCTCACGACGCCGAACGGCTACAAGACCCGACGCTTCGACGACGTGGTCGACGAGGTGAAGGGCTTCTTCGAGGCGCACCGTGCCGCGGGCACGTACCCGGGCGGCATCCACGTCGAGCTCACCGGCGACGACGTCACGGAGTGCCTGGGCGGATCGGAGCAGATCGACGAGGCGACGCTGGCCACCCGGTACGAGTCGCTCTGCGACCCCCGCCTGAACCACATGCAGTCGCTCGAGCTCGCCTTCCTCGTCGCCGAGGAGCTGAAGGCCACCGGCAGCACGCGCTGA
- a CDS encoding ParA family protein — MHVLSVSSLKGGVGKTTVTLGLASAAFSKGLRTLVVDLDPQSDVSTGMDIRTSGHGNIADVLASPKEKVVRSAIAPSGWTKDRGGKIDVLIGSPSALNFDGPHPSIRDIWKLEEALATVESEYDLVLIDCAPSLNALTRTAWAASDRVSVVTEPGLFSVAAADRALRAIEEIRRGLSPRLQPLGIIVNRVRSQSLEHQFRIKELRDMFGPLVLSPQLPERTSLQQAQGAAKPLHVWPGEGAQEMARNFDLLLERVMRTGRVGEYADAKA, encoded by the coding sequence GTGCATGTACTCAGCGTCTCCTCCCTCAAGGGGGGTGTGGGCAAGACCACGGTGACGCTCGGACTGGCATCTGCAGCGTTCAGCAAGGGTCTCCGCACTCTCGTCGTCGACCTCGATCCCCAGTCGGACGTCTCGACCGGAATGGACATCCGCACCTCCGGGCACGGCAACATCGCCGATGTCCTGGCTTCTCCCAAGGAGAAGGTCGTGCGCTCCGCGATCGCCCCGAGCGGGTGGACGAAGGACCGCGGCGGCAAGATCGACGTCCTCATCGGCAGCCCCTCCGCCCTGAACTTCGACGGACCGCACCCGAGCATCCGCGACATCTGGAAGCTCGAGGAGGCCCTGGCCACCGTCGAGTCCGAGTACGATCTCGTGCTCATCGACTGCGCCCCGTCGCTGAACGCGCTCACCCGGACCGCGTGGGCGGCGTCCGACCGCGTGTCGGTCGTGACCGAGCCCGGGCTCTTCTCGGTGGCCGCCGCCGACCGCGCGCTGCGCGCGATCGAGGAGATCCGCCGCGGTCTCTCGCCGCGACTCCAGCCGCTCGGCATCATCGTCAACCGCGTGCGGTCGCAGTCCCTCGAGCACCAGTTCCGCATCAAGGAGCTGCGCGACATGTTCGGCCCGCTCGTCCTCTCCCCTCAGCTGCCCGAGCGCACCTCGCTGCAGCAGGCGCAGGGCGCGGCGAAGCCGCTGCACGTGTGGCCCGGCGAGGGCGCTCAGGAGATGGCGCGCAACTTCGACCTCCTCCTCGAGCGCGTCATGCGCACGGGCCGCGTGGGCGAGTACGCCGACGCGAAGGCCTGA